A DNA window from Romeriopsis navalis LEGE 11480 contains the following coding sequences:
- a CDS encoding filamentous hemagglutinin N-terminal domain-containing protein codes for MAQIIPTTNWGAENSRLNTSGIINGQPALIIEGGASRRSNLFHSFQQFNIGAGQRVYFNNPAGIQTIFSRTIGNQSSNIAGTLGVNGTANLFLLNPQGIIFGPMAQLDVRGSFMATTANSIQFGNQGEFTSTSSPTPPLLTVAPSALNFVANQGAIIHQSPNITGAPGQSLTLLGASVRLDGGNLTVPGGKVILSGINGDGVLGLQQVGNQFQIMSLQGTPADITLNNSAQLNVRSDGGGDVLIRANNFTMHDSIISAGVVANTMTIPGGRSGRSETPPDSRARSPRQDSGPSNRQEPIGSLAQSVTLPNPIGDTAAPPSQGGAIVIDAQGDVLLDDRALINNSILLNAQGSTGKTEINAQNITLSNISRIITELQGKGNLGEVSLKSENDTIFITAPVTGLPAKNRPLENPDFFKSGILRKIDVEGNGNIGKTTLRSRNLSLLGDASLSIQSLGQGKIDDVRIQAGNAIDLNSVRGLNAPTGEISVAVESSAQSDLGNLNIFAQALNLDQDAMIQSKNDGSGRVGDINIELMGRLSLNRLSSIQTGTFSFTSQSGSGKISITANDISIMNGASISSSKILGSGISGDLTLLARDTFILDGTSSGSPSTIASLFVGSNGLPGGLQFESPAARGAGNIRLQAKTLSILNGALISSDIFNTDGTAGQIAVETEEQVRILGLGLGFDPRLVFTGRAQSATSRTPLRARISASTVGVTSSSGGNIQITTPRLIVEQDGIIDAVTLSQGAGGNIQINSSQVDLKSGGQIQTSAFDQGNAGTVSINSQERIRVVGKSTNRKPTSADIPNSAILASTSPMASGKGGSIQLATEQLIVEDRGRISVSSQGKDIAGQLAIKAASVKLQDDGRLLAETRSNAGGNILLNLSQVLLLRRNSGISTTAGTAQLGGNGGSINIQVPFIVSVPGENSDIAANAFSGAGGQVNINALNLFGIQSRTRLELEQRLQVSDPSQLNPSRLTSNDITAISQTSPTLSGSVSISQLDVDPTQAAARLPDDLLDRANLINQSLCRITRGSQFVLTGRGGLPTVPTRPLTPLKTWEDIRLGDNSISNRTTVTDSTASQQPHVKTIVEAQGFRRNANGQVYLTAMANQAKSTWSKSSDCSSASTASP; via the coding sequence GTGGCTCAGATTATCCCTACGACAAATTGGGGTGCTGAAAATTCCCGCTTAAATACCTCAGGTATTATTAATGGCCAACCCGCTTTAATCATTGAAGGTGGAGCATCGCGTAGGAGCAATCTATTTCATAGCTTTCAGCAATTTAACATCGGTGCGGGACAAAGAGTCTACTTCAATAATCCTGCTGGTATCCAGACAATCTTCTCCCGTACTATTGGTAATCAATCCTCCAATATCGCTGGAACGCTAGGTGTGAATGGTACAGCCAACCTATTTTTACTCAATCCTCAAGGGATAATCTTCGGTCCCATGGCTCAACTGGACGTTCGCGGCTCATTTATGGCAACAACAGCGAATAGTATTCAGTTTGGTAATCAAGGTGAGTTTACGAGCACGAGTTCTCCTACTCCGCCGTTATTGACGGTCGCTCCATCAGCATTGAATTTTGTAGCGAATCAAGGAGCCATCATTCACCAATCTCCAAATATTACAGGAGCACCGGGACAGAGCTTGACGCTGTTGGGTGCGTCGGTGCGGTTAGATGGTGGCAATCTCACCGTTCCAGGAGGAAAAGTCATATTGAGTGGGATAAATGGCGATGGTGTTTTAGGTTTGCAACAGGTCGGGAATCAGTTTCAAATCATGTCACTCCAAGGGACACCGGCCGATATTACGTTGAATAATTCTGCTCAGCTCAACGTTCGATCCGATGGGGGCGGTGATGTCCTGATTCGGGCCAATAACTTCACAATGCATGATTCTATTATTTCTGCAGGAGTTGTCGCAAATACTATGACGATCCCAGGTGGTCGTAGTGGGCGAAGTGAAACTCCACCAGATAGTCGTGCTCGTTCTCCGCGTCAAGATTCAGGACCATCGAATAGACAGGAACCGATTGGCAGTCTTGCTCAAAGCGTTACGTTGCCCAATCCAATTGGGGATACTGCGGCACCTCCGAGTCAAGGTGGCGCGATTGTGATTGACGCGCAAGGGGATGTTTTACTGGACGATCGGGCACTGATTAATAACTCAATACTGCTCAATGCGCAGGGTTCTACCGGAAAAACCGAAATCAACGCTCAGAATATTACACTCTCGAATATCAGCCGAATTATTACAGAATTACAGGGGAAGGGGAATCTTGGTGAGGTTTCTCTTAAAAGTGAGAACGATACCATATTTATTACTGCCCCAGTAACTGGGCTACCCGCAAAAAATCGTCCTTTAGAAAATCCAGATTTTTTTAAAAGCGGCATCTTACGTAAGATTGATGTAGAAGGCAATGGCAATATTGGTAAAACTACTCTCAGATCTCGGAATCTTTCCCTCTTGGGCGATGCCAGTTTATCGATTCAAAGTCTCGGGCAGGGGAAAATTGATGATGTTCGTATCCAAGCCGGTAATGCAATTGATCTTAATTCCGTAAGGGGGCTAAATGCACCAACAGGTGAGATTAGTGTAGCTGTTGAATCCTCGGCTCAAAGTGATCTAGGCAATTTGAACATTTTTGCTCAAGCTCTTAATTTAGACCAGGATGCCATGATTCAATCCAAGAATGATGGAAGCGGGCGGGTTGGAGATATCAATATTGAACTGATGGGTCGATTAAGCCTAAATCGTTTATCGAGTATTCAGACAGGTACTTTTAGCTTCACTTCTCAATCCGGTAGTGGCAAGATCAGCATCACTGCAAATGATATCTCTATCATGAATGGTGCTTCAATTAGCTCTTCAAAAATTCTCGGTAGTGGAATCAGTGGTGATTTAACACTATTAGCACGCGATACTTTTATACTTGATGGAACTTCAAGTGGTTCACCTAGTACGATTGCTTCTCTATTTGTTGGGTCAAATGGTCTGCCAGGTGGTCTGCAATTTGAGTCTCCTGCTGCTAGGGGAGCTGGTAATATTCGACTTCAGGCAAAGACTTTATCGATACTCAATGGCGCATTAATTAGTTCGGATATTTTCAATACTGATGGGACAGCCGGTCAGATTGCTGTCGAGACAGAGGAACAAGTCCGTATTTTGGGGTTAGGTTTGGGTTTTGACCCGCGTCTGGTCTTTACAGGAAGAGCGCAAAGTGCGACTTCTCGGACGCCGTTGCGCGCCAGGATATCCGCCAGCACAGTTGGCGTAACGTCATCCTCTGGTGGAAATATTCAGATTACAACTCCACGTCTAATTGTGGAACAAGATGGAATTATTGATGCTGTGACACTCAGTCAAGGGGCAGGTGGCAATATTCAGATTAATAGTTCGCAGGTCGATCTCAAATCTGGCGGGCAAATCCAAACATCGGCTTTCGATCAGGGTAATGCTGGAACCGTATCAATCAATAGTCAAGAGCGAATCCGGGTTGTGGGGAAAAGTACTAATCGCAAGCCGACATCGGCAGATATTCCTAATAGTGCAATTCTGGCCAGTACCTCACCGATGGCTTCTGGCAAAGGTGGTTCAATTCAGCTCGCGACAGAGCAGCTCATTGTGGAAGACCGTGGTCGGATTTCGGTGAGCAGTCAGGGAAAAGACATCGCAGGGCAACTCGCGATCAAAGCTGCATCAGTTAAACTTCAGGATGATGGACGACTTTTGGCGGAAACTCGCAGTAATGCGGGTGGCAATATTCTCCTCAATCTGAGTCAGGTTTTACTTCTCAGACGCAATTCTGGAATCTCTACCACAGCAGGAACAGCACAGTTAGGTGGTAATGGTGGGAGTATCAATATTCAAGTACCCTTTATCGTGAGCGTTCCTGGCGAGAATAGCGATATTGCGGCTAATGCTTTCTCTGGTGCTGGTGGTCAAGTGAATATCAATGCCTTGAATCTATTCGGTATCCAATCCAGGACACGCCTCGAACTGGAGCAACGACTGCAAGTCAGCGATCCATCCCAGCTCAATCCCAGTCGGCTCACCAGCAATGACATCACCGCGATTTCCCAGACTAGCCCTACTCTGAGTGGCAGTGTCAGTATTAGTCAGCTCGATGTTGACCCTACCCAAGCAGCAGCGAGATTACCGGATGATTTGCTCGATCGGGCCAATCTGATCAACCAAAGCCTCTGCCGTATCACCCGAGGGAGCCAATTCGTTTTAACCGGAAGGGGGGGACTTCCCACTGTCCCAACGCGTCCCCTCACACCGCTGAAAACCTGGGAAGATATACGATTGGGGGATAATTCGATCTCAAACAGAACAACCGTAACTGATTCAACCGCATCACAACAACCTCACGTTAAAACAATAGTTGAAGCCCAAGGATTCCGACGTAATGCAAATGGTCAAGTTTATTTGACGGCAATGGCAAATCAGGCGAAATCAACCTGGAGCAAGTCCTCCGATTGTTCTAGTGCAAGTACCGCATCGCCTTAA
- a CDS encoding LCCL domain-containing protein yields MGRTVSDKKVQYQLFWYLLVPAVVTLTTASTAPWWWQSLFRPGYSYSETVQSSSIEPTPASSSINNTALDAERGVTSIEWDTNLHHMQIHDSVGQKFTFKCEGNGSLNNAIWGTVTYSGDSSICNAAVHSGQFSRKDGGVVQLQVTGMQTSFMGSQRFGVVSRGYGAFSSSFRFLAKGEP; encoded by the coding sequence GTGGGCAGAACCGTGAGTGATAAAAAAGTCCAGTATCAATTATTTTGGTATCTTTTGGTGCCAGCAGTGGTAACGCTGACAACGGCGAGCACGGCTCCTTGGTGGTGGCAATCATTGTTTCGTCCTGGCTACAGCTACAGTGAGACGGTGCAGTCGTCATCGATCGAGCCTACGCCAGCGTCATCTAGTATAAATAACACTGCATTGGATGCGGAACGTGGGGTGACTTCGATCGAGTGGGATACCAATCTGCATCATATGCAAATCCACGACAGCGTTGGTCAGAAGTTTACGTTTAAGTGTGAAGGAAATGGCAGTCTCAACAATGCTATATGGGGAACCGTTACCTATAGCGGTGACAGTAGCATTTGCAATGCTGCTGTGCATTCGGGCCAATTCAGTCGGAAGGATGGAGGCGTTGTACAGCTTCAGGTTACAGGTATGCAAACGTCTTTTATGGGGAGCCAACGCTTTGGGGTGGTCAGCCGTGGATACGGGGCATTTTCTAGTTCATTTCGTTTTTTAGCCAAAGGTGAGCCATAA
- a CDS encoding cupin domain-containing protein, which produces MQELLRKNKMRPLKNHRWLGLTLVMVLSVIVAASTAKAPVTLAHAHKSKTAEQIEPEKIKIVPQRERDKAQELKVKGPTKTLGITSLTNLGAVDLSGEFKSLDGYTLRAREIVVAPGGQVAVHQHNSRPGIAYIIEGEMVEYRNDQDDPIVRKAGSVAFERTGVVHWWKNQSSKPARALVVDIVPKQK; this is translated from the coding sequence GTGCAAGAGCTATTGAGGAAAAACAAAATGCGCCCTCTTAAGAATCACCGCTGGTTGGGATTGACATTGGTAATGGTATTGTCCGTTATTGTGGCAGCATCCACGGCTAAGGCTCCAGTGACGTTAGCACACGCGCACAAATCTAAAACTGCGGAGCAAATCGAACCTGAAAAAATCAAGATTGTGCCTCAGCGAGAACGTGATAAAGCTCAGGAACTAAAAGTTAAAGGCCCCACTAAAACCCTTGGCATTACGTCCCTGACTAATCTCGGTGCAGTTGACCTGAGTGGAGAATTTAAGTCCCTTGATGGCTATACCTTACGGGCACGCGAAATTGTTGTTGCTCCTGGTGGGCAGGTCGCTGTCCACCAGCATAATTCCCGCCCAGGTATTGCCTACATCATTGAGGGCGAAATGGTGGAGTATCGCAATGATCAAGATGACCCAATTGTTCGTAAAGCCGGGTCCGTAGCCTTTGAAAGAACTGGTGTGGTGCACTGGTGGAAAAATCAAAGTTCAAAACCAGCACGTGCACTGGTGGTCGATATTGTACCCAAGCAAAAGTAA
- the mddA gene encoding methanethiol S-methyltransferase has product MVTQTTTSTQHSQLARMAIFAYGVMCYAVFFLTFSYFCGFVGNFLVPRSIDSAPLVPLGSAVMINLGLIALFGVQHSVMARKGFKRWWTQFVPKPMERSTYVLFSSLCLLNMFYFWQPIGGNIWHVTSMPAVVIMYTVFAIGWLTVLGSSFLLNHFDLFGLRQVWLCLRGQEYTPMKFTTPMLYKFVRHPLYCGLLLAFWVTPRMTMTHLVFAVATTAYILLGSRFEEKDLKQEFGEAYAEYQRRVPMLIPMMKPRGGN; this is encoded by the coding sequence ATGGTTACTCAAACAACTACTTCCACGCAGCATAGTCAGCTCGCTCGGATGGCAATTTTTGCCTATGGTGTCATGTGTTATGCCGTGTTCTTTCTGACCTTTAGCTATTTCTGTGGATTTGTGGGGAATTTCTTAGTCCCACGATCGATTGACTCTGCTCCCCTTGTTCCCTTGGGTAGTGCCGTAATGATTAACCTCGGTTTGATTGCTCTCTTTGGTGTGCAACATAGTGTGATGGCTCGGAAAGGCTTCAAGCGTTGGTGGACTCAGTTTGTGCCCAAGCCAATGGAGCGCAGCACCTATGTTTTGTTCTCTAGTCTGTGCCTGCTGAATATGTTCTACTTTTGGCAGCCGATCGGCGGCAATATCTGGCATGTGACGAGTATGCCTGCTGTGGTGATTATGTACACCGTCTTTGCGATCGGTTGGCTGACTGTCTTAGGCTCAAGTTTCTTACTCAATCACTTCGACCTGTTTGGTCTACGTCAAGTGTGGTTGTGTTTACGGGGTCAGGAATATACGCCGATGAAGTTTACAACCCCAATGCTTTATAAGTTTGTGCGTCATCCGCTTTACTGTGGTTTGCTTCTGGCTTTCTGGGTTACACCGCGTATGACCATGACGCATCTTGTCTTTGCAGTAGCAACAACGGCATATATTCTGCTGGGTAGCCGGTTTGAAGAAAAGGATTTGAAGCAGGAATTTGGTGAAGCCTATGCGGAATATCAACGTCGTGTGCCGATGTTGATTCCGATGATGAAGCCTCGTGGTGGCAATTAA